A window from Pseudooceanicola algae encodes these proteins:
- a CDS encoding GNAT family N-acetyltransferase, whose protein sequence is MRDTYAVARVLWDYTKTEGWLPARRSPAQDLLLLARLIRRGAVRAIRDAEGICAFIAREDSRIQALYVHSRARRRGLGRQLLRDAKSASPELALWAYQASNAARGFYAAEGFAPAAWGDGRGNDEDLPEVLMLWRRPHAATYRPEDAA, encoded by the coding sequence TTGCGCGATACCTATGCCGTGGCCCGCGTTCTCTGGGATTACACCAAGACCGAAGGCTGGCTGCCTGCGCGCCGCAGCCCGGCGCAGGACCTGCTGCTGCTGGCGCGCCTGATCCGCCGTGGCGCGGTCCGCGCGATTCGCGACGCAGAGGGCATCTGCGCCTTCATCGCCCGCGAAGACAGCCGGATTCAGGCGCTTTACGTCCATAGCCGGGCGCGGCGGCGCGGCCTTGGCCGCCAACTGCTGCGCGATGCGAAATCGGCCAGCCCGGAGCTAGCGCTCTGGGCCTATCAGGCCAGCAACGCCGCCCGAGGCTTCTACGCTGCCGAAGGCTTCGCCCCCGCCGCCTGGGGCGATGGACGCGGCAATGACGAAGACCTGCCAGAGGTGCTGATGCTCTGGCGACGCCCGCACGCCGCCACTTACCGACCCGAGGACGCCGCATGA
- a CDS encoding YcjX family GTP-binding protein produces MRFTSLADGVTRQIESLGDSLSETFFEPVIRIGVTGMARAGKTVFITSLVANLLNRARMPQLTAQSEGRILAAYLQPQPDDTLPRFDYESHLAALTGPTPHWPDSTRSISELRISFRVRPSGLLGGISGPRVVHVDIVDYPGEWLLDLGLMETSYTEWSRQALERAEKRAMAADFLTTCRGATGLDDWQEPLAQGLARSYTAYLAQARAEGFSDVTPGRFLLPGDLEGSPVLTFAPLPPEDRPARKGLWREMERRFEAYKARVVKPFFRDHFARIDRQVVLVDALSAIHAGPAAVADLNQGMEAVLSAFRPGQNAWLSRLMLGKRVEKILFAATKADHLHHAQHARLTAIMESLVAGAASRADFAGARTGALSIAALRTTVEEVIRHDGQPLDAVRGRLADGRQVALYPGALPEDPTRITKGHLSGDHWLDEDYSIMNFSPAVISLKPGEGPPHIRLDKAAQFLIGDKL; encoded by the coding sequence CTGAGATTTACTTCCCTCGCCGACGGTGTCACCCGGCAGATAGAATCTCTGGGCGACAGCCTGTCAGAGACCTTCTTCGAGCCGGTGATCCGGATCGGCGTCACAGGCATGGCGCGGGCGGGCAAGACGGTGTTCATCACCTCGCTGGTGGCCAATCTGCTGAACCGGGCGCGGATGCCACAGCTGACCGCCCAGTCCGAGGGGCGCATTCTGGCCGCCTACCTGCAGCCCCAGCCCGACGATACGCTTCCCCGGTTCGACTACGAATCCCACCTGGCGGCGCTGACTGGCCCCACACCTCATTGGCCTGACAGCACCCGGTCGATCTCGGAGTTGCGGATTTCCTTCCGCGTCCGTCCCTCGGGGCTGCTTGGCGGGATCTCGGGGCCTCGGGTGGTGCATGTCGATATCGTCGATTACCCCGGCGAATGGCTACTGGACCTCGGGCTGATGGAAACCTCCTACACCGAGTGGTCCCGTCAGGCGCTGGAACGCGCCGAAAAGCGCGCCATGGCGGCGGATTTCCTGACCACCTGTCGTGGCGCCACGGGCCTTGACGACTGGCAGGAACCCCTCGCCCAGGGATTGGCGCGCAGCTATACCGCCTACCTGGCGCAGGCGCGGGCCGAGGGCTTTTCCGATGTCACACCCGGCCGCTTCCTTTTGCCCGGCGATCTCGAAGGCTCTCCCGTGCTGACCTTCGCCCCGCTCCCCCCCGAGGACCGCCCCGCACGCAAGGGCCTCTGGCGCGAGATGGAGCGCCGGTTCGAGGCCTACAAGGCCCGCGTGGTCAAGCCCTTCTTCCGCGATCATTTCGCCCGCATCGACCGCCAGGTCGTGTTGGTCGACGCGCTTTCGGCCATCCACGCCGGCCCCGCCGCCGTCGCCGATCTGAACCAGGGGATGGAGGCTGTCCTGTCCGCCTTTCGCCCCGGCCAGAATGCCTGGCTGTCCCGGCTGATGCTTGGCAAGCGGGTGGAAAAGATCCTGTTCGCCGCCACCAAGGCCGACCACCTGCACCATGCCCAGCACGCCCGGCTGACCGCGATCATGGAATCCCTCGTCGCCGGCGCCGCCTCGCGCGCCGATTTCGCCGGCGCGCGCACCGGGGCGCTGTCCATCGCCGCCCTGCGCACCACGGTTGAAGAGGTCATCCGACACGATGGTCAGCCGCTCGACGCGGTGCGCGGACGCCTCGCCGATGGCCGCCAGGTCGCGCTCTATCCTGGTGCCCTGCCCGAGGATCCGACACGGATCACCAAGGGCCATCTTTCGGGCGATCACTGGCTCGACGAAGATTATTCGATCATGAATTTCTCGCCCGCGGTGATCTCCCTCAAGCCCGGCGAAGGGCCGCCGCATATCCGGCTCGACAAGGCCGCGCAGTTCCTGATCGGGGACAAGCTGTGA
- a CDS encoding YcjF family protein, with translation MTDEPPKRRGPVMVDLDGTAPGPDTAPPVPENGAQDVHPTGSAMQTAALLASRRGSRLARWFWALLSALIGVAVSAAAWNALTGLLASTPWLGWMITALIAAFLLVVLAILIKEATAIARLARIDKLQSDAAEAGTAEDLGLARKVTTSLAALYAHRAELRWHLDRFNDRKDEQFDATALLSLAETELMTPLDAAARREVETAARQVATVTALVPLAFADVIAALTSNIRMIRRIAEIYGGRSGTLGSLRLLRAVMTHLVATGAVAMGDDMLGSVLGGNLLARLSRRFGEGVVNGALTARVGLAAMEVCRPLAFSPGRRPRVTSIIQSALAGLFSKETTAAK, from the coding sequence ATGACCGACGAGCCCCCGAAACGCCGCGGCCCCGTGATGGTCGATCTCGATGGCACCGCCCCCGGCCCCGATACCGCCCCACCGGTACCGGAAAACGGGGCACAGGATGTCCACCCCACAGGCAGCGCGATGCAGACCGCAGCCCTGCTGGCCTCCCGTCGCGGTTCGCGCCTGGCGCGCTGGTTCTGGGCGTTGTTGTCGGCGCTGATCGGCGTCGCGGTCTCGGCCGCCGCCTGGAATGCGCTGACCGGCCTGCTAGCCAGCACCCCCTGGCTCGGATGGATGATCACGGCCCTTATCGCCGCTTTCCTGCTGGTCGTGCTGGCCATCCTGATCAAGGAAGCCACCGCGATCGCCCGCCTCGCCCGGATCGACAAGCTGCAATCTGACGCAGCCGAGGCCGGCACCGCCGAAGATCTTGGGCTAGCCCGCAAGGTCACGACATCCCTCGCCGCCCTTTACGCGCATCGCGCCGAACTGCGCTGGCACCTCGACCGGTTCAACGACCGCAAGGACGAACAATTCGACGCCACCGCCCTGCTGTCCCTGGCGGAAACAGAGCTTATGACCCCGCTCGACGCCGCCGCCCGCCGCGAAGTCGAAACCGCCGCGCGTCAGGTTGCCACGGTCACCGCACTGGTGCCGCTAGCCTTCGCCGATGTGATCGCCGCGCTGACGTCCAATATCCGCATGATCCGCCGCATCGCCGAAATCTACGGCGGCCGCTCCGGCACTCTGGGCAGCCTGCGCCTGCTGCGCGCGGTGATGACCCATCTGGTCGCCACGGGCGCGGTCGCCATGGGCGACGACATGCTGGGCTCGGTCCTCGGGGGCAACCTGCTGGCCCGCCTGTCCCGCCGTTTCGGCGAAGGCGTGGTGAACGGCGCATTGACGGCCCGCGTTGGCCTTGCCGCGATGGAGGTCTGCCGTCCGCTTGCCTTCTCCCCCGGCCGCCGCCCGCGCGTGACCTCGATCATCCAAAGCGCGCTTGCGGGCCTCTTTTCCAAGGAAACCACCGCCGCGAAATGA
- the truA gene encoding tRNA pseudouridine(38-40) synthase TruA: MPRYALKIEYNGAPFAGWQRQADQPSVQGAIEAALARLEPGPHTIAAAGRTDAGVHGLGQVAHCDLQKNWNPFRLSEALNYHLKPAPVSIVGAARVADDWHARFSALERRYLYRLLMRRAPATHQVGLVWQVRYDLDIDLMRDAAKALIGLHDFTTFRSTICQAKSPVKTLDELRMESVKTPGGTELHFHLRARSFLHNQVRSIVGTLERVGAGSWPPERVAAALAARERSACGPVSPPQGLYLSEVEYSDPPFSE; the protein is encoded by the coding sequence ATGCCGAGATATGCACTGAAAATCGAATACAATGGCGCCCCTTTTGCCGGCTGGCAAAGGCAGGCGGACCAGCCCTCCGTGCAGGGCGCGATCGAGGCCGCGCTGGCGCGGCTGGAGCCTGGCCCGCACACGATCGCCGCCGCCGGGCGCACCGATGCCGGGGTGCATGGGCTGGGGCAGGTGGCACATTGCGACCTGCAGAAGAATTGGAATCCGTTCCGGCTTTCCGAAGCGCTGAACTACCATCTGAAGCCCGCGCCGGTATCCATCGTCGGCGCGGCGCGCGTCGCCGACGACTGGCACGCACGGTTCTCGGCTCTGGAGCGGCGCTACCTCTACCGCCTGCTGATGCGCCGTGCGCCCGCCACCCACCAGGTCGGGCTGGTCTGGCAGGTGCGCTACGACCTCGACATCGACCTGATGCGGGACGCGGCCAAAGCGTTGATCGGCCTGCATGACTTCACCACCTTCCGTAGCACGATCTGTCAGGCGAAAAGCCCGGTGAAGACGCTGGATGAGCTGCGCATGGAGAGCGTCAAAACACCCGGCGGAACCGAGCTGCATTTCCACCTGCGCGCCCGCAGTTTCCTGCACAACCAGGTGCGCTCCATCGTCGGCACGCTTGAACGGGTCGGTGCCGGCAGCTGGCCGCCCGAACGTGTTGCAGCAGCGCTCGCTGCCCGGGAGCGCTCTGCTTGCGGGCCGGTCAGCCCGCCGCAGGGGCTGTACCTGTCCGAAGTGGAATATAGCGATCCGCCCTTTTCGGAGTGA